Proteins from a genomic interval of Flammeovirgaceae bacterium SG7u.111:
- a CDS encoding LytTR family DNA-binding domain-containing protein → MQIREENRVVISSLFLSVLSGLFLGFSLFVYQAYNIPTGISASGHSLGLRALAFGLTTSLLFAGNEYIYHRFLKLKLLLWRSWEIWCGATATFLLYNYFWNWFDLLPETYFRMFAEYFGIIIIPLSAAYFFEKNAFKEKETQQELPLVFTSSNGKQSIQMEAEDFLYAKAEDNYVKIFYLKNNEPKSVLLREKLSNIEKQLIVSQFARCHRSYLVNKANISHVEKKNQRVLLHLKNVEDPLPVSASYVQEFS, encoded by the coding sequence ATGCAGATAAGAGAAGAAAATAGAGTAGTCATAAGTAGCCTGTTTCTATCAGTGCTTTCAGGTCTATTTTTAGGTTTTTCTCTCTTTGTGTATCAAGCATATAATATTCCCACTGGCATTTCCGCTTCGGGGCATTCTCTAGGGTTGAGGGCTTTGGCTTTTGGGCTAACTACTTCGCTCCTTTTTGCAGGAAATGAATATATATACCACCGTTTTTTAAAACTTAAACTTCTTCTGTGGAGAAGCTGGGAAATATGGTGCGGGGCAACCGCTACTTTTTTACTGTACAATTATTTTTGGAACTGGTTTGATCTCTTACCAGAAACCTATTTCAGGATGTTTGCCGAGTACTTCGGAATCATCATAATTCCCCTGTCAGCAGCCTATTTTTTTGAAAAAAATGCTTTTAAGGAAAAAGAAACTCAACAAGAGCTTCCTCTAGTATTCACTTCTTCCAATGGAAAACAGTCCATCCAAATGGAAGCAGAAGACTTTTTGTATGCCAAGGCGGAGGATAATTATGTGAAGATTTTTTATCTGAAAAATAACGAACCCAAAAGTGTTTTGTTGAGAGAAAAGCTTTCAAACATAGAAAAGCAGTTGATCGTGAGCCAATTTGCCCGCTGTCATCGCTCATATTTGGTGAATAAAGCCAATATTTCCCATGTGGAAAAGAAAAACCAGAGAGTGCTGCTCCACTTAAAAAATGTGGAAGACCCTCTACCAGTTTCAGCTTCTTATGTACAGGAGTTTTCTTGA
- a CDS encoding FtsX-like permease family protein, whose protein sequence is MLKNYIVTSFRNFSRNRLHTSINLIGLFLGILSAFIIYLKISFEYSFDTYHSHPEEIYRIVSTDTEYGTTETNRGVPRPLPEALRTDFPELGPVVFVDDQLLGVVIVEEDGERKKFQEQESMLTFAEPGFFDLFKYQWVSGSPMVLNEPGKMVISEKLAVKYFGTTDAMGKQLTLDNEYLLTVGGIVKDPPYNTVIPFHLVASNSTVWDDRDNDEWGSTSSSHEVYFRIPKGETPAKINERLVDFVKKYRGDQAQFLKYEVQNLQDIHFSSDWGAYGAQTPIQVLVLLIAIGIMLIITACINFINLNASLIFTRAREVGIRKTLGSSKRHVMLYFMTETFLITIMALGLALLLSGEAARLLAPVLGEGISPDFSNPNVWVFCASIMVGVTLFAGLYPSFMLSVLDPVRAIKNNIDNKFGKKLNVRKGLVIAQFAISQILIVCTILLMRQLNYLQEANLGIEKEAVVEFGTFAQDDEKLQVLKNGLMQHPDIKYVTFSNSGAISGSTWNSNFHLKTADSLYENEAQVKLVDPDFLDTYGIKLLAGEGLVFTDSVERFLVNETLAKKLGFEDPYDILGNELRLWGMTANVKGVIEDFHTQALHDEVDLTVMLASRRNAYYMAAIKLEGESFKSALSHLEDEWEKVLPEFVLEYDFLDDNIAELYETEQEIFVLFQLFAGLAILIGAIGLFGLVSFVANRKQKEVGVRKVLGASKANIMKIFTMEYLWLLLLGFVVSTPAAYFIMDALFTEFYVYRVDIKWDAFAIGIFLTFAVAFLTAGYHTLRLIFANPVDSLRSE, encoded by the coding sequence ATGCTTAAGAATTACATTGTCACAAGTTTCCGTAACTTTTCCAGAAACCGCCTTCATACATCCATTAATCTGATTGGGTTGTTTCTGGGGATTTTGAGTGCCTTCATTATCTATCTCAAAATTTCCTTTGAGTATTCGTTTGATACCTATCATTCGCACCCCGAAGAAATTTACAGGATAGTAAGCACTGATACCGAGTACGGAACTACCGAGACCAACCGAGGTGTTCCTCGCCCGCTGCCCGAAGCCTTACGGACTGATTTTCCCGAGCTAGGTCCTGTAGTTTTTGTCGATGATCAGCTCTTAGGTGTGGTGATAGTAGAAGAGGATGGGGAAAGGAAAAAATTTCAGGAACAGGAATCCATGCTGACATTTGCCGAGCCAGGCTTTTTCGATTTGTTCAAATACCAATGGGTATCGGGTTCGCCAATGGTCTTGAACGAGCCCGGAAAGATGGTTATTTCTGAGAAGTTGGCTGTCAAGTATTTTGGAACTACAGATGCCATGGGCAAGCAATTGACCCTCGACAATGAATACCTCCTTACTGTGGGCGGAATTGTGAAAGATCCTCCTTACAATACGGTGATACCTTTTCATTTGGTAGCATCGAACAGCACTGTTTGGGACGATAGAGATAACGATGAATGGGGAAGTACTTCTTCGAGCCATGAAGTTTATTTCCGCATCCCTAAAGGAGAAACACCTGCAAAGATTAACGAGCGCTTGGTTGATTTTGTCAAAAAATATCGTGGCGACCAAGCCCAGTTTCTAAAGTACGAGGTTCAAAATTTACAAGATATCCACTTTAGTTCCGACTGGGGTGCATATGGTGCCCAAACACCTATACAAGTGTTGGTATTGCTCATTGCCATCGGCATTATGTTGATCATCACCGCATGTATCAACTTCATTAACTTGAATGCTAGCCTAATTTTCACCCGAGCGAGAGAAGTGGGCATAAGGAAAACATTGGGTAGTAGCAAAAGGCATGTGATGTTGTATTTTATGACTGAAACATTTCTCATCACCATTATGGCGTTAGGCTTGGCTTTGTTGTTATCGGGAGAAGCCGCTCGTTTGCTTGCACCAGTTTTAGGAGAAGGGATTTCCCCCGATTTTTCCAACCCAAATGTTTGGGTCTTCTGTGCAAGTATCATGGTAGGAGTGACTCTTTTTGCCGGATTGTATCCTTCCTTTATGCTTTCTGTACTTGATCCTGTGAGGGCAATCAAAAACAATATAGATAACAAGTTTGGAAAAAAACTCAATGTGAGGAAAGGGTTGGTAATTGCCCAATTTGCCATTTCCCAAATCCTGATCGTATGTACGATTTTGCTCATGCGCCAGCTCAATTACTTGCAAGAAGCCAACTTGGGAATAGAAAAAGAAGCTGTGGTGGAGTTTGGGACATTTGCGCAAGACGATGAAAAATTACAGGTGCTCAAAAATGGACTTATGCAGCATCCAGATATCAAATATGTTACCTTTTCCAACTCTGGGGCAATTTCGGGAAGTACTTGGAATAGTAATTTTCATCTAAAAACAGCAGACTCTCTTTACGAGAACGAGGCGCAAGTAAAACTGGTTGATCCTGATTTTCTGGACACATATGGCATAAAGCTTTTGGCTGGTGAGGGATTAGTTTTTACCGATTCGGTGGAAAGATTTTTGGTGAATGAAACGTTGGCAAAAAAGCTTGGCTTTGAAGACCCTTACGATATTTTGGGAAATGAATTGCGGCTTTGGGGAATGACCGCCAACGTGAAAGGGGTAATTGAAGATTTCCATACCCAAGCTCTTCATGATGAGGTTGATCTGACCGTAATGTTAGCCTCAAGACGTAATGCGTATTACATGGCAGCTATAAAGCTAGAGGGCGAATCGTTTAAAAGTGCCTTGAGCCATTTGGAAGATGAGTGGGAAAAAGTATTGCCAGAGTTTGTATTGGAGTATGATTTCTTGGACGATAATATAGCCGAATTGTATGAAACGGAGCAAGAGATTTTTGTGTTGTTCCAGCTTTTTGCCGGCTTGGCTATCCTGATAGGAGCTATCGGTTTGTTCGGCTTGGTTTCGTTTGTGGCTAACCGCAAGCAGAAGGAAGTCGGCGTGCGAAAAGTGTTGGGGGCGAGCAAGGCAAATATCATGAAAATATTCACTATGGAATATCTCTGGTTGCTCTTGCTTGGGTTTGTAGTTTCCACCCCGGCAGCCTATTTCATTATGGATGCTTTGTTCACAGAGTTTTATGTGTACCGGGTCGACATCAAATGGGATGCGTTTGCCATCGGTATTTTCCTGACTTTTGCGGTTGCGTTCCTCACGGCGGGCTACCACACCCTACGCTTGATATTTGCCAACCCGGTAGATTCTTTGAGAAGCGAATAG
- a CDS encoding nuclear transport factor 2 family protein produces MASIKENVEQLNKMILGGDILGAFEKFYAEDVVMQDNDTPLRVGKKVCREYEEAFVNNLTEFRSGEVKNTLISEEAGVATVEWAFDYSHKEWGDMNYTQVAVQTWKDGQIVNEKFIYKS; encoded by the coding sequence ATGGCATCAATAAAAGAGAATGTAGAGCAGCTCAACAAAATGATTTTAGGAGGAGATATCCTAGGCGCTTTTGAGAAATTTTATGCTGAAGATGTGGTAATGCAAGATAACGATACTCCTTTGAGAGTAGGTAAGAAAGTTTGCAGGGAATATGAAGAGGCATTTGTAAACAACTTAACCGAGTTCCGCAGCGGTGAAGTAAAAAATACGCTAATAAGTGAAGAAGCTGGTGTTGCCACTGTTGAGTGGGCATTCGATTATAGCCATAAAGAGTGGGGTGACATGAACTATACTCAAGTAGCAGTGCAGACTTGGAAAGACGGGCAAATTGTAAACGAGAAGTTTATTTACAAAAGCTAA